From one Formosa sediminum genomic stretch:
- a CDS encoding SusE domain-containing protein has product MLVTLALYSCTTDDTDTVLNDTATTVLTPSNTDIVLLKDNVGLTALNLTWTEPDYGYAAIPTYMVYFDVAGNNFQNAVKKDAGNNLEYSLLTEGLNTILQTLEIESEIETTIDVKVVSIIGTSTVAATSNISSINVTGYANTLDLSSEWGLVGSATENGWDGPDMPFYATSEADIFNAYVTLTDGEIKIRQNNSWDLNYGDTGADGTLEEGGDNIVVTAGTYKITFNAGTLTYKIEAYTWGLVGDATPNGWDGPDTALTYDPTSDQWRVVVTLTDGEMKFRKNNDWSFNYGDNDTDGSLDDGGDNIPVTAGNYLVTLNLNDLTYSLEAIENLWGIVGDATPNGWDGPDTVLNMDYTTEGIWYLNGVTLTTGEMKFRANNDWGVNYGDTGADGILDDGGDNIAITAGTYDIILDLSDTSNPTYTLTK; this is encoded by the coding sequence ATGTTAGTAACCCTGGCATTATACAGCTGTACCACAGACGATACCGATACGGTTTTAAACGATACAGCTACAACCGTACTTACACCATCTAATACAGATATAGTATTACTAAAAGATAATGTAGGTCTTACCGCATTAAATTTAACTTGGACCGAACCAGATTACGGATACGCAGCCATACCAACTTATATGGTTTACTTTGATGTTGCTGGAAATAATTTCCAAAATGCAGTTAAAAAAGATGCAGGAAACAATTTAGAATACAGCTTATTAACCGAAGGTTTAAACACTATTTTACAAACTTTAGAAATTGAATCTGAAATTGAAACAACTATTGATGTTAAGGTTGTAAGTATAATTGGAACTTCAACTGTTGCAGCAACATCTAACATTAGTAGTATTAACGTCACTGGATATGCAAATACGTTAGATTTATCTTCTGAATGGGGACTTGTTGGTAGTGCTACAGAAAACGGATGGGATGGTCCAGACATGCCATTTTATGCGACTAGCGAAGCCGATATTTTTAATGCCTATGTAACCTTAACAGATGGAGAAATTAAAATAAGACAAAACAATAGTTGGGATTTAAACTATGGGGATACCGGTGCAGACGGTACTTTAGAAGAAGGCGGAGATAATATTGTTGTAACTGCAGGAACTTATAAAATAACTTTTAATGCAGGAACTTTAACTTATAAAATTGAAGCTTACACTTGGGGTCTTGTTGGAGATGCCACACCTAATGGTTGGGATGGTCCAGACACCGCGTTAACATACGATCCAACATCAGACCAATGGCGTGTAGTCGTTACACTAACCGATGGAGAAATGAAATTCAGAAAAAATAATGATTGGAGTTTTAATTATGGTGATAATGATACTGACGGAAGTTTAGACGATGGTGGTGATAACATTCCTGTAACCGCAGGAAACTATCTTGTAACCTTAAATTTAAACGACTTAACATATTCTTTAGAAGCTATTGAAAATCTTTGGGGAATTGTTGGTGATGCCACTCCTAATGGTTGGGACGGCCCAGATACAGTCTTAAATATGGATTACACTACTGAAGGTATATGGTATTTAAATGGTGTTACACTTACTACAGGTGAAATGAAATTTAGAGCCAATAACGATTGGGGAGTAAATTATGGAGACACCGGTGCTGATGGCATTTTAGATGATGGCGGAGACAATATTGCAATTACCGCGGGTACTTACGATATTATTTTAGATTTATCAGATACTTCTAATCCAACTTATACTTTAACTAAATAG
- a CDS encoding alpha-amylase family glycosyl hydrolase, with the protein MKKTLLAFLLLVTTSFTYAQVTTSPTTFNTSEAVTITVNILSTETNCNTLSNPSKVYMHSGIGDDANPWGYNVIGNWGTDDGVGEMTNNNNGTWSITITPKTYYNLTDAQANSATKIGMVFRNAAGDQELKATGCSDIFINVGTFQVTLNSPENNSTTLITSGGEITISASNTSGNANYSLVANGTVLDTKTNITSYTYTHTNITSNQDYALTVTQGTNSTTKTFSALINPGVLTENMPNGLENGINYNTNDATKATLVLDAPLKDVVYIAGSFNNWSPSLDYAMKQDPTSGLFWLELTGLTAGKIETFQYWAIDETPITNSPVMVKTADPFSTLVLSPFDDPEISSETYPNLPEYPSGQEREVTVLQTGKADYNWQVTNFEKPKKEDLVIYEVLIRDFDANRNIQDLIDRIDYFKNLNINAIQLMPIMEYEGNESWGYNTSFHMALDKFYGTENKVKEFIDLCHQNGIAVILDVALNHAYGRNPMVRLWMEDADGDGWGNPSSENPYFNQEATHSYSVGSDFNHQQARTQYYVKRVVEHWITEFNIDGFRWDLTKGFTQNCTASDENCTNSYQQDRVDILKQYADYSWDMDSTQYVIFEHLGQDSEEQEWANYKIDEGKGVMMWGKMTDPYNQLTMGYASDSNFERMGSDAHGFVANRLVGYAESHDEERLMYKNLQYGASSGTYNVKDLNTALQRMEALGAITLTIPGPKMIWHFGDLGMDNSIYTCTDGSVSTDDSCKLSTKPQPQWTENWLGDESRTAVYTTWSKLNKLKINEDVFEGEYTITSGDLTPRIRIWNSDLASTDLNDVVIIANFDTTIQTINPDFPSNGTWYDLMDETGNTSISATNAIPLEPGTFKIYGNHIPQSLSVDEVVHSDSFTIYPNPSQNSFKISTASTHLSVFDITGKLVKQFKGHFTTTHSFNVSELKSGLYIIKIINSIGQENTSKLIKI; encoded by the coding sequence ATGAAAAAAACATTACTCGCTTTTTTACTTTTAGTTACTACAAGCTTTACATATGCTCAAGTAACCACGAGCCCTACTACATTTAACACTTCAGAAGCCGTAACTATTACTGTAAATATTTTAAGTACAGAGACCAATTGTAATACCTTAAGTAATCCATCTAAGGTATATATGCATTCTGGAATTGGAGACGATGCTAACCCTTGGGGTTACAATGTCATTGGAAATTGGGGAACAGATGATGGTGTTGGTGAAATGACAAATAATAACAATGGTACATGGAGCATTACCATTACCCCGAAAACATATTACAACTTAACAGATGCTCAAGCAAATTCTGCAACAAAAATAGGTATGGTGTTTAGAAATGCAGCTGGAGACCAAGAATTAAAAGCAACAGGCTGTTCAGATATTTTTATTAATGTGGGGACGTTTCAAGTCACTTTAAACTCACCTGAAAATAATAGTACAACGCTTATTACTTCAGGAGGTGAAATTACAATTTCTGCATCTAACACTTCTGGTAATGCAAATTATTCACTTGTAGCGAACGGTACAGTGTTAGACACTAAAACAAACATTACATCCTATACCTATACACACACTAACATCACATCAAATCAGGATTATGCGTTAACGGTAACTCAAGGTACAAATTCAACAACTAAAACCTTTTCTGCGTTAATAAATCCTGGAGTATTGACGGAGAACATGCCTAATGGTCTGGAAAACGGAATTAATTACAATACTAACGATGCTACTAAAGCAACTTTAGTATTAGATGCGCCATTAAAAGATGTTGTATATATTGCAGGTAGTTTTAACAATTGGTCTCCATCTCTAGACTATGCGATGAAACAAGATCCAACTTCAGGTTTATTCTGGTTAGAACTTACAGGTTTAACAGCTGGAAAAATAGAAACATTCCAATACTGGGCTATAGACGAGACTCCTATTACAAACTCACCTGTAATGGTAAAAACAGCTGATCCGTTTTCAACCTTAGTATTATCACCCTTCGATGATCCTGAAATTTCTTCTGAAACCTATCCAAATTTACCAGAATATCCATCCGGTCAAGAACGTGAAGTTACAGTTTTACAAACCGGAAAGGCAGATTACAATTGGCAAGTAACAAATTTTGAAAAACCAAAAAAAGAAGACTTGGTGATTTATGAAGTCTTAATTCGTGATTTTGATGCCAATAGAAACATTCAAGATTTAATAGATCGTATAGACTATTTCAAAAACCTAAATATTAATGCCATACAATTAATGCCTATCATGGAATATGAAGGTAACGAAAGTTGGGGTTATAACACATCGTTTCATATGGCGCTAGATAAATTTTATGGTACAGAAAACAAAGTCAAAGAATTTATAGATTTATGTCACCAAAATGGCATTGCCGTGATCTTAGATGTAGCTTTAAATCATGCATATGGTAGAAATCCAATGGTTCGCTTATGGATGGAAGATGCTGATGGTGATGGTTGGGGAAACCCTAGTAGCGAAAACCCTTATTTTAATCAAGAAGCCACACACAGTTATAGTGTAGGATCAGATTTTAACCACCAGCAAGCACGAACACAATATTATGTAAAACGTGTGGTAGAACATTGGATTACAGAATTTAATATTGATGGATTTCGTTGGGATTTAACCAAAGGTTTTACTCAAAACTGTACTGCTTCAGATGAGAATTGCACCAATAGTTACCAACAAGATCGGGTAGATATTTTAAAACAATATGCCGATTATTCTTGGGATATGGACAGCACTCAATATGTGATTTTTGAGCATTTAGGTCAAGATAGCGAAGAACAAGAATGGGCAAACTACAAAATTGATGAAGGCAAAGGTGTTATGATGTGGGGAAAAATGACAGACCCATACAATCAACTTACCATGGGATATGCTTCAGATTCAAATTTTGAAAGAATGGGTAGCGATGCTCACGGGTTTGTAGCAAATCGTTTAGTTGGCTATGCAGAAAGTCATGACGAAGAACGTTTAATGTATAAAAACTTACAATATGGGGCATCTTCAGGAACATACAATGTAAAAGATTTAAATACAGCTTTACAACGTATGGAGGCTTTAGGTGCAATAACGCTAACTATTCCCGGACCAAAAATGATATGGCATTTTGGAGATTTAGGAATGGATAATTCTATTTATACCTGTACAGATGGCTCGGTATCTACAGACGATTCATGTAAGTTAAGCACAAAACCTCAGCCTCAATGGACAGAGAATTGGTTAGGAGACGAGAGCAGAACTGCAGTTTACACTACTTGGTCTAAATTAAATAAACTAAAAATTAATGAAGACGTTTTTGAAGGTGAGTATACCATCACTTCTGGAGATTTAACGCCTAGAATTCGTATCTGGAATTCTGATTTAGCCTCAACAGATTTAAATGACGTTGTAATTATTGCAAATTTTGACACCACCATACAAACAATAAACCCAGATTTTCCTAGCAATGGCACTTGGTACGATTTAATGGATGAAACAGGAAATACTTCAATTTCGGCAACCAATGCCATTCCTTTAGAACCTGGAACTTTTAAGATTTACGGAAATCATATACCACAAAGTTTAAGTGTAGACGAGGTAGTGCATTCAGATTCTTTTACAATCTATCCAAATCCGTCTCAAAATAGTTTTAAAATCAGCACAGCTTCAACACATTTAAGTGTTTTTGACATTACAGGAAAACTTGTAAAACAATTTAAAGGTCATTTTACTACTACTCATAGTTTTAATGTTTCTGAACTTAAATCTGGTTTATATATTATTAAAATAATTAACTCTATAGGACAAGAAAACACATCTAAACTTATAAAAATCTAA
- a CDS encoding dipeptide epimerase — translation MKLILKDYILQLKHTFTISRESIDVQPSLIVVLEDNGFSGYGEATSNPYYNITVPIMKTELAKVRPIIEATTHETPEVFWAKMYPLLKHNMFALCALDLAYNDLYARKQHKKLYELWGYNISNNPITDYTIGIDTVEKMVAKMKELPWPIYKIKLGTNEDIKIVTELRKHTDAVFRIDANCGWNVDEALDNAIKLKALGVEFLEQPLKADHWDGHKKLYQDSVLPIIADESCQVSEDIAKCHTYFHGVNVKLVKCGGLTPARNMLIEARQLGMKTMVGCMTESSVGISAIAHLLPLLNYVDMDGAMLLAKDIATGITIDQGVTHYSNLNGTGVTLL, via the coding sequence ATGAAACTTATTTTAAAAGATTACATTCTTCAATTAAAACACACCTTTACCATCTCTAGAGAATCTATAGACGTACAGCCTAGTTTAATTGTTGTGTTAGAAGACAACGGATTTTCGGGTTATGGTGAAGCGACTTCAAACCCATACTACAATATTACGGTACCCATAATGAAAACGGAGCTAGCCAAAGTAAGACCTATTATTGAAGCTACAACTCATGAAACTCCTGAAGTGTTTTGGGCAAAAATGTATCCGCTTTTAAAACATAATATGTTTGCTTTATGCGCCTTAGACTTAGCCTACAACGACTTATATGCACGAAAACAACACAAGAAGTTATACGAGCTTTGGGGTTATAATATTTCTAACAACCCAATAACAGATTATACTATTGGGATTGATACTGTAGAAAAAATGGTCGCAAAAATGAAAGAATTGCCTTGGCCTATTTATAAAATTAAATTAGGAACCAATGAAGATATTAAGATTGTTACCGAATTAAGAAAACATACAGATGCTGTTTTTAGAATTGATGCAAACTGCGGTTGGAATGTAGATGAAGCATTAGATAATGCCATTAAATTAAAAGCACTTGGCGTTGAGTTTTTAGAACAACCCTTAAAAGCCGACCATTGGGATGGCCATAAAAAACTATATCAAGATTCTGTACTACCTATTATAGCCGATGAAAGTTGCCAGGTAAGTGAAGATATTGCAAAATGTCACACTTATTTTCATGGTGTAAATGTAAAACTTGTAAAATGTGGCGGCTTGACCCCAGCTCGCAACATGCTAATTGAAGCTAGACAATTGGGAATGAAAACCATGGTAGGTTGTATGACGGAATCATCGGTTGGAATTTCGGCAATAGCACATTTACTTCCGTTATTAAATTATGTAGACATGGATGGTGCTATGTTATTAGCCAAAGATATTGCTACAGGAATCACAATAGATCAGGGAGTAACTCACTATAGCAATTTAAACGGGACAGGTGTCACTTTACTGTAA
- a CDS encoding LacI family DNA-binding transcriptional regulator — translation MKKKVTLKQIAKELDVSIATVSKALRNSKEISEDTRDKVKAFAKLYHYRPNNIALSLKNRKTKTIGILIPEIVHHFFSKVIQGIEEVANKKGYNVIIGLSNESFDKEVINMEMLANGSIDGFILSISKETLQQQDYHHFNETISQGMPIVMFDRIVNEIACDKVIVDDIKGAKKAVVKLIENQCKHIAIITTKDYVSVGRLRTQGYIEALNEYDIESQSDLILKVDDKLVSEDYIDVLEKEILDLFHNNPNIDGVFAVNELYAITAMKVARKLGKQIPEDLQVIGFTDGVLSRHAMPSLTTVSQHGKKIGAVAAELLIEKLENEVEEERVKTVVIETELIERESTK, via the coding sequence ATGAAAAAGAAAGTGACCCTAAAACAAATTGCTAAAGAATTAGACGTATCTATTGCAACCGTGTCTAAAGCGTTGCGTAATAGTAAGGAAATCAGTGAAGATACCAGAGATAAAGTGAAAGCGTTTGCTAAACTGTATCATTACAGGCCTAATAATATTGCTTTAAGCCTAAAAAACAGAAAAACTAAAACCATAGGGATTTTAATTCCAGAAATTGTACATCATTTTTTTTCGAAAGTGATTCAAGGGATAGAGGAGGTCGCTAATAAAAAAGGGTATAATGTTATTATTGGTTTGTCTAATGAATCTTTTGATAAAGAGGTGATTAATATGGAGATGTTAGCCAATGGTAGTATAGATGGTTTTATTTTGTCCATTTCAAAAGAAACATTACAACAACAAGATTACCATCATTTTAATGAAACGATAAGTCAAGGTATGCCTATTGTAATGTTTGACCGAATTGTTAATGAAATAGCCTGTGATAAAGTGATTGTAGATGATATAAAAGGAGCTAAGAAAGCAGTGGTTAAGCTTATTGAGAACCAATGTAAACACATTGCAATAATCACTACTAAAGATTATGTAAGTGTAGGGCGTTTACGAACCCAAGGGTATATTGAAGCTTTAAATGAGTATGATATTGAAAGTCAATCTGATTTAATTTTAAAAGTAGATGATAAGTTAGTTTCTGAAGATTATATTGATGTTTTAGAAAAAGAAATTTTGGATTTGTTTCATAACAATCCAAATATTGATGGTGTGTTTGCCGTTAATGAATTGTATGCAATTACCGCCATGAAAGTGGCTAGAAAATTAGGGAAGCAAATTCCTGAAGACTTACAAGTTATAGGTTTTACAGATGGTGTTTTGTCTCGTCATGCTATGCCTAGTCTTACAACAGTGAGTCAGCATGGAAAAAAAATAGGAGCTGTAGCGGCCGAGTTATTAATAGAAAAATTAGAGAATGAAGTTGAAGAAGAGCGTGTTAAAACCGTGGTGATTGAAACCGAATTGATAGAAAGAGAATCTACTAAATAA
- a CDS encoding RagB/SusD family nutrient uptake outer membrane protein, translated as MKNIINKFTVGIALALSIVSCHDDLDQTPIDPDSFTEEDVFANIDEAKGALAKLYASLALTGQEGPAGDADISGIDEGFSQYTRMLFNLNELTTDHSVVGWGDPGLPDLHNLSWSSGNDFSEAMYYRLGQEVSFCNSFISNASALTDAEAETFIAEARFLRAYAYYNLIDLYANVPLTTEVSTELPLQSDRTELFSFVETELLEIQDLLAESNEYGRVDQVAAWALLSRLYLNAETWIGEDKYADCITYSNAVINSSYSINTNDVNGNGSAYDELFLADNNTNGAQNEFIFTANFDGVQSTTYGGTTFLIHSAIGGSMDPLAYGVNGGWAGLRTTKALVNKFSSSITARDSDGYPTAWSDHRAMFYTDGQAYEITTISNTFTDGYAVTKFSNVNSDGSQANDTSGEFADTDIPLIRLAEIYLNYAEAALRGGGGDLSTAVNLVNQLRTRAYGNDSGNISISDLSLSFILNERSRELYWEGLRRTDLIRFDQFTTDTYVWPFKGGSSDGNGVESYREIFPLPTNVISINPNLEQNTGY; from the coding sequence ATGAAAAATATAATAAATAAATTCACAGTTGGTATCGCTTTAGCGCTCTCTATAGTGTCTTGTCATGACGATTTAGACCAAACACCTATAGATCCAGATAGCTTTACAGAAGAAGATGTATTTGCTAACATAGATGAAGCTAAAGGTGCATTAGCAAAATTATATGCCAGTTTAGCATTAACCGGCCAAGAAGGTCCTGCAGGCGATGCAGATATTTCAGGTATAGACGAAGGATTTTCGCAATACACACGTATGCTTTTTAATCTTAACGAATTAACTACAGATCACTCTGTTGTAGGATGGGGAGACCCAGGTTTACCAGACTTACATAACTTAAGCTGGTCTTCAGGAAACGATTTTTCAGAAGCAATGTATTACAGATTAGGTCAGGAAGTCTCTTTTTGTAACTCATTTATTAGCAATGCTTCTGCCTTAACAGATGCAGAAGCAGAAACTTTTATTGCCGAGGCACGTTTTTTAAGAGCCTATGCCTACTATAATTTAATAGATTTATATGCAAACGTACCTTTAACAACAGAAGTGTCTACAGAATTACCTCTGCAAAGTGATCGTACAGAACTGTTTAGTTTTGTTGAAACTGAATTGTTAGAAATACAAGATTTATTAGCAGAAAGTAATGAATATGGTCGTGTAGATCAAGTTGCGGCTTGGGCACTATTATCACGCTTATATTTAAATGCTGAAACTTGGATTGGCGAAGATAAATATGCAGATTGTATAACCTATTCTAATGCCGTAATTAACTCGTCTTATTCAATAAACACTAACGATGTTAACGGCAATGGCTCTGCTTACGATGAATTGTTCTTAGCAGACAACAATACTAATGGGGCTCAAAATGAGTTTATTTTTACTGCGAATTTTGATGGAGTACAATCTACTACTTACGGTGGTACAACATTTCTAATTCACTCTGCAATAGGTGGCAGTATGGATCCGCTTGCTTATGGTGTTAACGGAGGTTGGGCTGGTCTGAGAACAACAAAAGCATTGGTTAATAAATTTTCAAGTTCAATTACTGCTAGAGATAGTGACGGTTACCCAACAGCTTGGTCGGACCATCGTGCAATGTTTTACACAGACGGACAAGCCTACGAGATTACAACCATTTCAAACACCTTTACAGATGGGTATGCTGTAACTAAATTCTCAAATGTGAATAGTGATGGTAGCCAAGCCAACGATACCTCTGGAGAATTTGCAGATACAGATATTCCTCTAATAAGATTAGCCGAAATTTATTTAAACTACGCTGAGGCGGCTTTACGTGGCGGTGGCGGAGATTTAAGTACAGCTGTAAACTTAGTAAACCAACTAAGAACACGTGCCTATGGTAATGACTCTGGAAATATATCTATTTCAGATTTATCTTTAAGTTTCATTTTAAATGAACGCTCAAGAGAATTGTATTGGGAAGGATTACGTAGAACAGATTTAATACGTTTTGACCAGTTTACTACAGACACTTATGTGTGGCCATTTAAAGGAGGCTCAAGCGATGGAAATGGAGTTGAATCTTATAGAGAAATCTTTCCTTTACCAACAAACGTAATTTCTATAAATCCAAATTTAGAACAAAACACAGGATACTAA
- a CDS encoding SusC/RagA family TonB-linked outer membrane protein, translating into MKTFLNSLLLALFFAPALVLAQTTVTGNVSEDTSNLPIPGVNIIVQGTRTGTATDFDGNYSLKVNEGDILEFSFIGYKSQNITYTGQTTLNVKLTEDTAVLDEVVVIGYGSVKKEDLTGAVDMVNSDDFNDGPVLSAQQLISGKVAGVSVTSGGGAPGEGQNIVIRGQGSLSLEGTPLYVIDGFPIDNGSVGGSRNPLNFINPGDIESMVVLKDASATAIYGSRAANGVILITTKKGKDSGFKFSLTSSATVSTPINKVDVMSAEQFTSLIQETGTAENIALLGSSNTDWQDEIYSNAYGSDHAFSAIGNAFGVPIRASIGYSDQDGILKNDNLTRTTGALNLKPSFLDNHLKLDLNARGMYTENTFANQDAIGAAIDFDPTQSVYDENSKYGGYFSWIDPNTGNKPSLAPTNPVALLDLVDDTSEVRRLVANAKVDYNLHFFEDLTATVNIGIDKQNSHGRTVTSELIPTPDETWNGSRTSYTQEATNKLFDAYVTYDKEINENNLTAVAGYSYQSFEYNNYSYDSEDEEDGVDYEFIDKSKNVLLSYFGRLNYSINDKYLITASLRADASSKLNPDDRWGYFPSAALAWNINKESFLENVSSINELKLRLGYGEVGNVNGLGDYKFITSYTGSQSTANYQFGDSFYQTYRPSALNEDLRWEVAQTLNIGIDYAFFSRRISGSLNVYSKKTKDLISNSFVDPFTNFGNQIEANIGDMENKGIEFNLNVIPVRNDNFEWSLGYNISFNDNEITNLPDQQFVGGISGGTGNTVQTHVEGEAPYSFLVYQQVYDSSGTPIEGAYVDRNGDNVINEDDKYINHDPYADVIMGLNTNLSYKKWDLAIVTRANIGNYIYDNVASRAGTLNRATENGILTNLHTDYYDTGFQSLTDNGLLSDHYVKDASFFKVDNITLGYTLTEAIKNTTFRFYGSVQNVLTVTDYDGLDPEVYGGIDNNFYPRPRTYVLGVNIDF; encoded by the coding sequence ATGAAAACATTTTTAAACAGTTTATTACTGGCATTGTTTTTTGCACCAGCACTAGTTTTGGCGCAAACAACCGTAACAGGAAATGTTTCCGAAGACACATCAAATTTACCCATTCCTGGAGTAAATATAATTGTGCAAGGAACACGTACTGGTACAGCAACAGATTTCGACGGAAATTACTCACTCAAAGTAAATGAAGGCGACATTTTAGAGTTTTCCTTTATTGGTTATAAATCTCAAAACATCACTTATACAGGACAAACCACATTAAATGTAAAACTTACTGAAGACACTGCTGTTTTAGATGAAGTTGTAGTGATTGGATATGGTAGCGTTAAAAAAGAAGATTTAACGGGAGCCGTAGACATGGTAAATTCAGACGATTTTAACGATGGTCCTGTACTTTCTGCACAACAACTAATTAGCGGTAAAGTAGCTGGGGTATCTGTAACGTCTGGTGGTGGAGCACCTGGTGAAGGACAGAATATTGTTATTAGAGGTCAAGGATCTTTATCTTTAGAGGGTACTCCGCTTTATGTTATTGATGGTTTTCCTATTGATAACGGTAGTGTTGGCGGATCTAGAAATCCTCTTAACTTTATAAATCCAGGCGATATTGAAAGCATGGTAGTATTAAAAGATGCCTCTGCAACTGCAATTTACGGATCGCGTGCTGCTAATGGTGTTATTTTAATTACAACTAAAAAAGGAAAAGATAGTGGGTTTAAATTTAGTTTAACCAGTTCTGCAACAGTCTCTACACCTATTAACAAAGTAGATGTAATGTCTGCAGAGCAGTTTACCTCACTTATTCAAGAAACTGGAACTGCAGAAAATATTGCTTTACTAGGATCTTCAAACACCGATTGGCAAGACGAAATTTACAGCAATGCTTATGGATCTGACCATGCATTCAGCGCAATAGGAAATGCTTTTGGTGTACCTATTAGAGCTTCAATTGGATACTCAGACCAAGATGGTATACTTAAAAATGACAATCTTACAAGAACTACTGGAGCTTTAAACTTAAAGCCTAGTTTTTTAGATAATCATTTAAAATTAGACTTAAATGCTCGTGGTATGTACACAGAAAACACGTTTGCTAATCAAGACGCTATTGGGGCCGCAATCGATTTCGACCCTACACAATCTGTCTACGATGAGAACTCTAAATATGGCGGATATTTTTCATGGATAGACCCAAACACAGGTAACAAACCTAGCTTAGCGCCAACAAATCCTGTTGCCTTATTAGATTTGGTTGACGACACATCTGAAGTACGCCGTTTAGTTGCTAATGCTAAAGTAGATTATAACTTACATTTCTTTGAAGATTTAACAGCTACAGTAAACATTGGTATAGATAAACAAAATAGCCATGGAAGAACCGTAACGTCTGAATTAATTCCTACACCAGATGAAACTTGGAATGGATCTCGCACAAGTTATACGCAAGAAGCTACAAACAAATTGTTTGATGCATATGTGACCTACGATAAAGAAATCAATGAAAATAATCTAACTGCTGTTGCAGGTTACTCATACCAATCTTTTGAGTATAATAATTATAGCTACGACAGTGAAGATGAAGAAGATGGTGTAGATTATGAATTTATCGACAAATCCAAAAATGTATTACTATCGTATTTTGGACGTTTAAACTATTCTATAAACGACAAGTATCTTATTACTGCGAGTTTAAGAGCAGATGCTTCTTCTAAACTAAATCCAGACGATCGTTGGGGGTATTTCCCTTCTGCAGCTTTAGCATGGAACATTAATAAAGAATCTTTCTTAGAAAATGTATCTTCAATAAACGAGTTAAAACTAAGATTAGGTTATGGTGAAGTTGGTAACGTAAATGGTCTAGGCGACTATAAATTTATCACAAGTTATACAGGTAGCCAATCTACAGCAAACTACCAGTTTGGAGACTCATTTTACCAAACATATAGACCTTCTGCGCTAAATGAAGATTTACGTTGGGAAGTTGCTCAAACCCTAAATATTGGTATAGATTATGCCTTCTTTTCTAGACGAATTTCAGGTTCTTTAAACGTTTACTCAAAGAAAACAAAAGATTTAATTAGCAATTCTTTTGTAGATCCTTTTACCAATTTTGGAAACCAAATTGAAGCTAATATTGGAGATATGGAAAACAAAGGGATTGAATTTAATTTAAATGTTATTCCTGTAAGAAATGATAATTTTGAATGGAGCTTAGGCTATAACATTTCATTTAACGACAACGAAATTACAAATCTTCCAGACCAACAATTTGTTGGAGGTATTAGTGGTGGTACAGGAAATACAGTGCAAACACATGTAGAAGGCGAAGCTCCATACAGCTTTTTAGTTTACCAACAAGTGTATGATAGTTCTGGAACTCCTATTGAAGGTGCTTATGTAGACCGAAACGGAGATAACGTAATTAACGAGGACGATAAATATATTAATCACGATCCGTATGCAGATGTAATTATGGGGTTAAACACCAATTTAAGTTATAAAAAATGGGATTTAGCTATTGTTACTAGAGCAAATATAGGTAACTACATTTACGATAACGTAGCCTCTAGAGCAGGTACATTAAATAGAGCTACAGAAAATGGCATATTAACAAACCTACATACAGATTATTACGATACAGGATTCCAATCATTAACAGATAACGGTTTATTAAGCGACCACTATGTTAAAGATGCTTCCTTCTTTAAAGTAGACAACATTACATTAGGTTACACTCTAACAGAAGCCATTAAAAATACAACCTTCCGTTTTTACGGATCTGTTCAAAATGTTTTAACAGTAACAGATTACGATGGTTTAGACCCAGAAGTATATGGCGGAATTGACAACAATTTCTACCCAAGACCAAGAACATACGTATTAGGTGTAAATATTGACTTTTAA